The Phycisphaerales bacterium AB-hyl4 genome includes a window with the following:
- a CDS encoding ABC transporter ATP-binding protein yields the protein MSESPVVQINNLTKRYGEFVALDSLTMSVDRGHILGFIGPNGAGKTTTIKILVGLSKPTEGQATIAGADCVKDTRQIKRLVGYMPDTFGSYENMRVREYLDFFGAAFKIPRKDRLKRIDECLEITGSSYMKDRYVEALSHGMKQRVGIARTLLHNPEVLILDEPANGLDPQARIEMRQILLRLAEMGKTLIVTSHILPELSRICDTVSIVIQGQLRAFGTLEEIMRKISQRRIMEVQLTEQAAVQKCAELIKQHVEDDSEITPSEAEAEVRFTTSRDDGQLAELLALLGQSGLKVVQFREVPLDLEDAFLSVTREMKGGSGDRPGGMAEPAGTGVAAAEPAKR from the coding sequence ATGAGTGAGTCTCCCGTTGTTCAGATCAATAACCTCACCAAGCGGTATGGCGAGTTCGTCGCGCTGGACTCGCTGACGATGAGCGTCGACCGCGGCCATATCCTCGGGTTCATCGGCCCGAACGGTGCGGGTAAAACGACGACCATCAAGATCCTCGTCGGCTTGTCCAAGCCCACAGAAGGCCAGGCCACCATCGCCGGCGCCGACTGCGTCAAGGACACCCGGCAGATCAAACGGCTGGTCGGCTATATGCCCGACACGTTTGGCTCGTATGAAAACATGCGCGTGCGCGAGTATCTCGACTTCTTCGGCGCTGCGTTCAAGATCCCGCGAAAGGATCGGCTGAAACGCATCGACGAATGCCTGGAGATCACCGGCTCGTCGTACATGAAAGACCGCTACGTCGAAGCGCTGTCGCATGGCATGAAGCAGCGCGTGGGCATTGCCCGCACGCTGCTGCATAACCCGGAAGTGCTCATCCTCGACGAGCCGGCCAACGGGCTCGACCCGCAGGCCCGCATTGAGATGCGGCAGATCCTGCTTCGCCTGGCGGAGATGGGCAAGACGCTGATCGTCACCAGCCACATCCTGCCGGAGCTGTCGCGCATCTGCGATACCGTGTCGATTGTGATCCAGGGCCAGCTTCGCGCGTTCGGCACGCTGGAAGAGATCATGCGGAAGATCAGCCAACGGCGGATCATGGAAGTGCAGCTTACCGAGCAGGCCGCGGTGCAGAAGTGTGCCGAGCTGATCAAGCAGCACGTGGAAGATGATTCGGAGATCACGCCTTCGGAAGCGGAGGCGGAAGTGCGCTTCACCACCAGCCGGGATGATGGTCAGCTTGCGGAGTTGCTCGCGTTGCTGGGGCAGTCGGGGTTGAAGGTGGTGCAGTTCCGCGAAGTGCCTTTGGATCTGGAGGACGCGTTCTTAAGTGTGACGCGTGAGATGAAAGGCGGCAGCGGCGACCGACCGGGCGGCATGGCCGAGCCCGCGGGCACGGGCGTGGCGGCAGCGGAGCCGGCGAAGCGTTAA
- a CDS encoding ABC transporter permease subunit gives MNNPIIQRELIGTLRTPRAWMLMLAMVVALAALVLVRWPSDALVDISGAEAQQVLRVFGYGLMVALILIAPVFPATSIVKEKRKGSLALLLNSPMSPWAIMGGKLIGSLGYLLILLALSAPAAAACFTMGGIDVEQILHMYLVLAMLALMYMTLGLLVSSYASSTDSALRITYGLILLLAIVTLGPYQFIGGSPWATDTMVTATDWLRSASPIPAMMEAMRDSAIEGLAGGGNVMRFTVIALVSSLVFCTWTASRLNQRIFDQSRDAGMVTDDRSAKAQAYRRIMYLWFFDPQRRSELIGFRPVGILAALVVAVASGSAAVWYFTNTEFEGDTFAMLGQTIIGVVPGFICLASLVGVFWLAINGVPTAVKEQKTNRFGRGHWMMRLIVAALILSLGLVLITVSGTIDWGTETLGGILVLLQMALIVLLTPSLASGVISTERESGGWQLLQMTPLSSVAIVMGKLLSVSWTLALLLLATLPAYVVLIAIDPGQQMVILNVLVSLVLTAAFAVLLSAAVSSMCMRTATATGVSYALLIGLCAGTMLFWLAEDAPFARNTVEMLLLANPLAGALNIIEAPGFSGYNLVPTNWWIMGVLIGACLAVLIGRTWYLTRPR, from the coding sequence ATGAACAATCCCATCATTCAACGCGAACTCATTGGAACGCTTCGCACGCCGCGGGCGTGGATGCTTATGCTGGCGATGGTTGTCGCGCTGGCGGCGCTGGTGCTCGTGCGGTGGCCAAGCGATGCGCTGGTCGACATCAGCGGCGCGGAAGCGCAGCAGGTGTTGCGCGTGTTCGGCTACGGGCTGATGGTTGCGTTGATCCTCATCGCACCGGTCTTCCCGGCGACCAGCATCGTCAAGGAAAAGCGCAAAGGATCGCTTGCGCTGCTGCTGAACTCGCCGATGAGTCCGTGGGCGATCATGGGCGGTAAGCTCATCGGCTCGTTGGGCTACCTGTTGATTCTGCTTGCGCTCAGCGCCCCGGCGGCGGCGGCGTGTTTCACCATGGGTGGGATCGATGTCGAACAGATTCTGCACATGTATCTCGTGCTCGCGATGCTTGCGCTGATGTATATGACGCTGGGGTTGCTGGTGTCCAGCTATGCGAGCAGTACGGACTCGGCGTTGCGGATTACGTATGGGTTGATTCTATTGCTTGCGATTGTGACGCTCGGGCCTTACCAGTTTATTGGCGGTTCGCCGTGGGCGACCGATACGATGGTGACGGCGACGGACTGGCTGCGGTCGGCGTCGCCGATCCCCGCGATGATGGAGGCGATGCGCGACTCGGCAATCGAAGGGCTCGCGGGCGGTGGCAATGTGATGCGCTTCACGGTGATCGCGCTGGTCAGCAGCCTGGTGTTCTGCACGTGGACCGCCAGCCGACTGAATCAACGGATCTTCGATCAGTCGCGCGATGCGGGCATGGTGACCGATGATCGCTCGGCCAAGGCGCAGGCGTATCGGCGGATCATGTACCTGTGGTTCTTCGACCCGCAGCGGCGAAGTGAGTTGATCGGCTTTCGGCCGGTGGGCATTCTTGCAGCGCTGGTGGTCGCAGTGGCGTCGGGTTCGGCGGCGGTGTGGTACTTCACGAACACCGAGTTTGAAGGCGACACCTTCGCGATGCTCGGGCAGACGATCATCGGCGTCGTGCCGGGGTTCATCTGCCTGGCGAGCCTGGTGGGGGTGTTCTGGTTGGCGATCAACGGCGTGCCAACCGCGGTGAAAGAGCAGAAGACCAACCGCTTCGGACGCGGTCATTGGATGATGCGATTGATCGTCGCGGCGCTGATTCTTTCGCTGGGCCTGGTGCTGATCACCGTCAGCGGGACGATCGATTGGGGCACGGAAACGCTGGGTGGGATTCTCGTGCTGCTGCAAATGGCGTTGATCGTGCTGCTGACGCCGAGCCTGGCGAGCGGTGTGATTTCGACGGAGCGTGAGAGCGGGGGGTGGCAGCTGTTGCAGATGACGCCGCTGTCGTCGGTGGCGATTGTCATGGGCAAGCTGTTGAGTGTGAGTTGGACGTTGGCGCTGCTGCTGCTGGCGACGCTGCCGGCGTACGTGGTGCTGATTGCGATTGATCCGGGGCAGCAAATGGTGATTCTGAACGTGCTGGTGAGCCTGGTGCTCACGGCCGCGTTCGCGGTGCTGCTGTCGGCGGCGGTGTCGAGCATGTGCATGCGAACGGCGACGGCGACGGGCGTGTCTTATGCGTTGCTGATCGGCTTGTGTGCGGGGACGATGCTGTTCTGGCTGGCGGAGGATGCGCCGTTCGCGCGGAACACGGTGGAGATGTTGTTGCTCGCCAACCCGCTTGCGGGCGCGCTGAACATCATCGAAGCGCCCGGGTTCTCCGGCTATAACCTCGTGCCGACGAACTGGTGGATCATGGGCGTGCTGATCGGCGCGTGCCTGGCGGTGCTGATCGGACGAACGTGGTATCTGACTCGGCCGCGATGA
- a CDS encoding HEAT repeat domain-containing protein, with translation MSKCEWHGRGLLFVAALVVAMSGGVFVQADDADDLFESLTPAEGGLIDLPMYRDPAIETPEHPRTFHPRLQSLWLAALEREESSTRLEAARAFYEAAGRGMENLNDAAARLIEVVRDDDDRHVVHAAVEALRAMGHAEAAEVVLERAQASRHEDLLMLADRALAEWDHEAARSWWLSRLDDGDASRRLRVSAVRSLGQVGASDAAAALRELALDASTPMEVRLTAGEALGRIAGDGLVDDAEALAAADNASVIDRLVAVRMLAGHGEDAALALAEQWTADEDATVARRAMANLNAHDLDRAAALAVTLLSHADANVRLEALQAVASQQSAEAVQIMAEQLDDVAPAARTFARRTLEGYDEDASLSPVVREQLERVLNSGASWRALEQAGVLATLLDHKPTAERLAELLTHDRAEVRRAAANAMRVLSVEATLPAIAARAEALTDIDTASDLGPSASEEVTQLFHAIGQLRYEPADETLRRYIPKNSDYSSVSRSAAIWALGRIHEGESRPELARALVGRVTDQSMMDPESEDVQRFSAIALGRMDAADHVDDLRRMYRLEEMSEAFREACRWAVRELTGEELDPLPKRPSYIGGWFIEPVD, from the coding sequence ATGAGCAAGTGTGAATGGCATGGTCGTGGTCTGTTGTTTGTTGCCGCCTTGGTGGTGGCGATGAGCGGTGGTGTGTTCGTGCAGGCGGATGATGCGGACGATCTGTTTGAGTCGTTGACACCTGCTGAGGGCGGGTTGATTGATCTGCCGATGTATCGCGATCCGGCGATCGAGACGCCGGAGCATCCGCGGACGTTTCACCCGCGGCTGCAGTCGCTTTGGTTGGCGGCGCTGGAGCGCGAAGAGTCGTCGACGCGGCTGGAGGCGGCGCGGGCGTTTTACGAGGCGGCCGGGCGGGGGATGGAGAATTTGAACGATGCCGCGGCGCGGCTGATCGAAGTGGTGCGCGATGACGACGATCGGCATGTGGTGCATGCGGCGGTGGAGGCGTTGCGGGCGATGGGGCATGCGGAGGCGGCCGAGGTTGTGCTGGAGCGGGCGCAAGCGAGTCGGCATGAGGACTTGTTGATGCTGGCCGACCGCGCGTTGGCCGAGTGGGATCATGAAGCGGCGCGGTCGTGGTGGCTGAGTCGGTTGGACGATGGCGATGCGTCGCGTCGGCTGCGCGTGTCGGCGGTTCGATCGCTGGGACAGGTGGGGGCGTCGGACGCGGCGGCGGCGCTGCGCGAGTTGGCGTTGGATGCATCGACGCCAATGGAGGTTCGACTGACGGCCGGCGAGGCGCTGGGGCGGATCGCTGGCGATGGCCTGGTCGATGATGCCGAAGCGCTGGCGGCGGCGGATAATGCGTCGGTGATCGATCGCCTGGTGGCGGTGCGGATGCTCGCGGGGCATGGCGAAGATGCGGCGCTGGCGCTGGCGGAGCAATGGACGGCAGATGAAGATGCGACAGTGGCGCGGCGGGCGATGGCGAACCTCAATGCACACGACCTGGATCGGGCGGCGGCGCTCGCGGTGACGTTGCTGTCGCACGCGGATGCGAACGTTCGGCTGGAGGCGTTGCAGGCGGTGGCGTCGCAGCAGTCGGCCGAGGCGGTGCAGATCATGGCGGAGCAGTTGGATGACGTCGCGCCGGCGGCGCGGACGTTCGCCCGGCGGACGCTGGAAGGGTACGACGAAGACGCCTCGCTGAGCCCGGTGGTGCGCGAGCAGCTTGAGCGCGTGCTCAACAGCGGGGCATCGTGGCGGGCGCTGGAGCAGGCGGGGGTGCTGGCGACGTTGCTGGATCACAAGCCGACGGCGGAGCGATTGGCGGAACTGCTGACGCATGATCGGGCGGAGGTGCGTCGCGCCGCGGCGAACGCGATGCGCGTGCTGTCGGTGGAGGCGACGCTGCCTGCGATCGCAGCGCGGGCCGAGGCGTTGACGGACATCGACACGGCGTCGGACCTGGGCCCGTCCGCCTCGGAAGAGGTGACGCAGTTGTTTCACGCGATTGGGCAGTTGCGATATGAGCCTGCGGATGAAACGCTGCGGCGGTACATTCCGAAAAACTCGGACTACTCATCGGTGTCGCGCAGCGCGGCGATCTGGGCGCTGGGGCGGATCCATGAAGGCGAGTCTCGGCCGGAGCTGGCGCGGGCGCTGGTGGGACGGGTGACGGACCAGTCGATGATGGACCCGGAGTCGGAAGATGTGCAGCGTTTCTCGGCGATCGCGTTGGGGCGGATGGACGCGGCGGACCATGTCGACGACCTGCGTCGGATGTATCGGCTCGAGGAGATGTCGGAAGCGTTTCGCGAGGCGTGCCGGTGGGCGGTTCGTGAGTTGACCGGGGAAGAGCTTGACCCGCTGCCGAAGCGGCCGAGCTACATCGGCGGGTGGTTTATCGAGCCGGTGGATTGA
- a CDS encoding acyl-CoA thioesterase has protein sequence MKITELSVPVRVRYVECDPMNVAHHSVYPVWFEMARTELLRQQGEVYREMEAGGVLFVVARMNVRYHRPAMYDDELTIHVKALPSAGVKIEHEYKVYRDGVTLTSAETTLACVDRDGKLRAIPASLAIESVERG, from the coding sequence ATGAAAATCACTGAACTTTCCGTGCCCGTGCGCGTGCGTTACGTGGAGTGCGACCCGATGAACGTCGCGCACCATTCGGTGTATCCCGTGTGGTTCGAGATGGCACGCACGGAGTTGCTTCGGCAGCAGGGCGAGGTGTATCGCGAGATGGAGGCGGGGGGTGTGCTGTTCGTGGTGGCGCGAATGAATGTGCGCTACCATCGGCCGGCGATGTACGACGACGAGCTGACGATTCATGTCAAGGCGCTGCCGAGTGCGGGGGTGAAGATCGAGCACGAATACAAGGTCTATCGCGATGGCGTGACGCTCACGAGCGCGGAGACGACGCTGGCGTGTGTGGATCGCGATGGCAAGCTTCGCGCGATCCCGGCGTCGCTGGCGATCGAATCGGTGGAGCGTGGGTGA
- the urtE gene encoding urea ABC transporter ATP-binding subunit UrtE gives MLNITNLNFAYGSVQALTDIELTIPKAEITCIMGRNGVGKTTLLQNLMGVLRPASGSIEMDGKNMARWPAHKRVYAGLGLVPQGRHIFPKLTVEENLRIGLQGRTDGQRRIPENIYDLFPVLKQMSHRRGGDLSGGQQQQLAIGRALAGDPKVLLLDEPTEGIQPNIIHHIGKVLQQLVSDMQMTVILVEQYLDFVRDIGQRVYILDAGQVVAQTQAGEISQEMISRHLSV, from the coding sequence ATGCTCAACATCACCAACCTCAACTTCGCCTACGGCTCGGTCCAGGCGCTCACCGACATCGAGCTCACCATCCCCAAAGCAGAAATCACCTGCATCATGGGACGCAACGGCGTGGGCAAAACCACGCTCCTGCAAAACCTCATGGGCGTGCTCCGCCCCGCCTCCGGCAGCATCGAAATGGATGGCAAAAACATGGCCCGCTGGCCCGCACACAAACGCGTCTACGCCGGCCTCGGCCTCGTGCCGCAAGGCAGACACATCTTCCCCAAACTCACCGTCGAAGAAAACCTGCGCATCGGCTTGCAAGGCCGAACCGACGGCCAACGCCGCATCCCCGAAAACATCTACGACCTGTTCCCCGTCCTCAAACAGATGAGCCACCGCCGCGGCGGCGACCTCTCCGGCGGACAGCAACAGCAACTCGCCATCGGCCGAGCCCTCGCCGGCGACCCCAAAGTCCTACTGCTCGACGAGCCGACCGAAGGCATTCAACCCAACATCATCCACCACATCGGCAAGGTGCTCCAGCAACTCGTCAGCGACATGCAGATGACCGTCATCCTCGTCGAACAATACCTCGACTTCGTCCGCGACATCGGCCAACGCGTCTACATCCTCGACGCCGGCCAGGTCGTCGCCCAAACGCAAGCAGGCGAAATCTCACAGGAAATGATCAGCCGACACCTCAGCGTATGA
- the urtD gene encoding urea ABC transporter ATP-binding protein UrtD, producing MNTKTTTKPTRNPEPDYYADEAELKFLLYLRDIVVEFDGFRALDIDAFGIFHNELRVIIGPNGAGKTTLCDIVSGKTDVTAGRVYFDGDDITAVSETDIAKRGVGRKFQTPTVFDSLTVYENMELALPGRQKVIPNLWSKETRDDRDRILTMLERVSLLQALHTPARYLSHGQRQWLEISMLIMARPKLLLVDEPAAGLTDEETALTAELLLELRGEHTIVVIEHDMEFVRQLDSRVTVLNEGKMLADGTMEKVQQDPQVIEAYLGR from the coding sequence AAACCCCGAACCCGACTACTACGCCGACGAAGCCGAGTTGAAGTTCTTGCTCTACCTCCGCGACATCGTCGTCGAGTTCGACGGCTTCCGCGCGCTCGACATCGACGCCTTCGGCATCTTCCACAACGAGCTGCGCGTCATCATCGGCCCCAACGGCGCTGGCAAAACCACCCTCTGCGATATCGTCTCCGGCAAGACCGACGTCACCGCCGGCCGCGTCTACTTCGACGGCGACGACATCACCGCCGTCTCCGAAACCGACATCGCCAAGCGCGGCGTCGGCCGAAAGTTTCAAACCCCCACCGTCTTCGACTCGCTCACCGTCTACGAAAACATGGAGCTCGCCCTGCCCGGCCGACAGAAGGTCATCCCCAACCTCTGGAGCAAGGAAACCCGCGACGACCGCGACCGCATCCTCACCATGCTCGAACGCGTCAGCCTGCTGCAAGCCCTGCACACCCCCGCCCGCTACCTCAGCCACGGCCAACGCCAGTGGCTTGAAATCAGCATGCTCATCATGGCCCGCCCCAAGCTGCTGCTCGTCGACGAGCCCGCCGCCGGCCTCACCGACGAAGAAACCGCACTCACCGCCGAACTACTGCTCGAACTCCGCGGCGAACACACCATCGTCGTCATTGAACACGACATGGAATTCGTCCGCCAACTCGACTCACGCGTCACCGTCCTCAACGAAGGCAAAATGCTCGCCGACGGAACCATGGAAAAAGTCCAGCAAGACCCGCAGGTCATCGAAGCCTACCTCGGACGATAA